In Calliopsis andreniformis isolate RMS-2024a chromosome 8, iyCalAndr_principal, whole genome shotgun sequence, one DNA window encodes the following:
- the Fh gene encoding frataxin, whose protein sequence is MLPTRNLRSNGLFKLVSSKSVANVVNRHLTQQINACCKRNVIGYLMLHSSKCFDKNNDLKPINHMFKAHFSSSGGYPANQELTAVQFEKVSDETLESLTEYFDELIEQSPHLTEADVSYGDGVLTVKFGDSYGTYVINRQTPNKQIWLSSPKSGPKRYDFVDGRWIYKHDGKTMHELLNNEIPAITRDQVCFDKCSYSGKEKEAVLNSL, encoded by the exons ATGTTACCAACAAGGAACTTGAGAAGCAATGGCCTTTTCAAATTGGTATCTTCTAAATCCGTAGCAAACGTAGTAAATAGACATTTAACACAGCAGATAAACGCTTGTTGTAAAAGAAATGTTATAGGTTATCTCATGCTCCATTCAAGCAAATGTTTCGataaaaataatgatttaaaacCGATAAATCATATGTTCAAAGCGCACTTTAGTTCAAGTGGAGGATATCCTGCTAATCA GGAACTCACAGCTGTACAATTTGAAAAAGTTTCAGATGAGACCTTAGAATCACTGACAGAGTACTTTGATGAACTAATTGAACAATCACCACATTTAACAGAAGCAGATGTCTCATATGGG GATGGTGTACTAACTGTTAAATTTGGTGATTCTTATGGTACTTATGTTATAAACCGACAAACTCCAAACAAGCAAATTTGGCTGTCCTCTCCTAAATCAGGTCCAAAGAGATATGACTTTGTAGATGGTAGATGGATCTATAAACATGATGGGAAAACAATGCATGAACTACTGAATAATGAAATACCAGCAATCACAAGGGATCAAGTTTGTTTTGATAAATGCTCCTACAGTGGTAAAGAGAAGGAAGCTGTGTTGAACAGTCTTTAG
- the LOC143182249 gene encoding beta-1,3-glucan-binding protein, translated as MLITRAAETLKHSDEWNKEILITISLSRWDAPRAEAWRRGVLKSLESHQNYLLRSVDAYTLPQPTFEFLSPRGIRISIPHEEGVQFFAFQGNVNKKIGPSQVGEISGEVYRQKDGKWTFQRENINMREGDIIHYWIYAQVDRSTYKRENQTWTVTSKSEETNVSSRETRKSTVGALLFNETFNYFNKSVWKRDVKIPLGPDYEFCVYHNEHHESLVQVQNGVLRIKPLILEDYYGESATSYGKLQLGGCTSNIPAECTRKAAAFSILPPVMSARLMTKDHFYFRYGKIEIRAKFPEGDWLYPEIWLEPKYNNYGPGYASGCIILGLARGNNNLINVNNRTIFDSRRLDFGVRIDRSTGLENYMVSKIRENGPKWTKDFHVYTTIWTSDGFQFFVDGDEVDRLTPDTDGWLNDDKFDKMAPFDQEFYITIGVGVGGIRVFPDETTNSGSPKPWRNVGAKAMLQFWNQRNQWLPIWRQENGAHTALEVDYIRVWSF; from the exons ATGCTGATAACGCGAGCGGCGGAAACTTTGAAACATAGTGATGAATGGAATAAAGAAATCTTGATTACGATAA GTTTATCCCGCTGGGATGCCCCGCGAGCTGAAGCGTGGAGAAGAGGGGTTTTGAAGAGTCTAGAAAGTCATCAGAATTATCTACTTAG ATCAGTGGATGCCTATACCTTGCCCCAGCCAACGTTTGAATTTCTAAGTCCTCGAGGAATTCGAATATCGATACCAC ATGAAGAAGGAGTACAATTTTTTGCGTTTCAAGGTAACGTGAATAAGAAAATTGGACCCAGTCAAGTGGGAGAAATATCAGGCGAGGTTTATAGGCAAAAAGACGGGAAATGGACCTTTCAGAGGGAAAACATAAATATGAGAGAGGGGGATATAATACACTATTGGATTTACGCCCAAGTCGATAGATCGACATATAAAAGAGAAAATCAGACGTGGACAGTCACTT CCAAATCTGAAGAAACTAATGTCAGTAGTAGAGAAACGCGTAAATCTACTGTTGGCGCATTATTATTCAATGAAACCTTCAATTATTTTAACAAATCAGTCTGGAAGCGCGATGTCAAAATACCTTTAGGTCCT GATTACGAATTTTGCGTGTACCATAACGAGCACCATGAATCTTTAGTACAAGTTCAAAATGGAGTACTTCGTATTAAACCTCTGATTTTGGAAGACTATTATGGCGAAAGTGCAACGTCATACGGAAAATTACAACTTGGAGG TTGCACCAGTAATATTCCCGCAGAATGTACGCGAAAAGCCGCTGCTTTTAGCATTCTACCACCTGTTATGTCCGCCAGATTAATGACCAAAGATCATTTTTATTTTCGGTATGGTAAAATCGAGATTAGGGCGAAATTTCCCGAAGGTGATTGGCTATACCCAG agATATGGTTGGAACCAAAGTACAATAACTATGGTCCCGGATATGCCAGTGGCTGCATCATTCTAGGTCTTGCTCGTGGTAACAATAATTTAATTAATGTTAACAATAGAACGATCTTCGACTCTAGACGGCTAGATTTTGGGGTGAGAATTGATAGAAGCACGGGACTTGAGAACTACATGGTTTCTAAGATTCGAGAGAATGGTCCAAAATGGACGAAAGATTTTCATGTTTACACGACCATCTGGACCAGCGATGGATTTCAGTTTTTCGTCGATGGCGATGAAGTCGATAGATTAACTCCAGACACAGATGGGTGGTTAAACGACGACAAATTTGATAAAATGGCTCCCTTCGATCAAGAA TTTTATATTACTATTGGCGTTGGAGTTGGAGGTATACGGGTATTTCCTGATGAGACAACTAATTCAGGATCTCCAAAGCCTTGGAGAAATGTTGGAGCTAAG GCAATGCTGCAATTTTGGAATCAAAGGAACCAGTGGTTACCAATTTGGAGGCAAGAAAACGGTGCACATACTGCTCTTGAGGTTGACTATATCAGAGTATGGTCATTTTGA
- the LOC143182254 gene encoding uncharacterized protein LOC143182254, with protein sequence MIRRLIILLFITILQLSYGTAIHPPYQLKPLKHTFILHRCIASVQLNKKNRNEDVSNTNLDKSSENLFEKLRNSFVMQRKNSSFYTMHSMPALLNTKLNNTHS encoded by the exons AtgattagaagattgattatactTTTATTCATAACTATACTCCAGTTAAGTTATGGCACAGCCATTCATCCACCTTACCAATTGAAGCCCCTTA AGCATACATTCATACTACACAGATGCATAGCTAGCGtccaattaaataaaaaaaatcggAATGAAGATGTATCAAATACAAATCTGGATAAATCCAGTgaaaatttatttgaaaaacTGCGTAATTCGTTTGTAATGCAAAGGAAAAATTCTAGCTTTTACACAATGCATTCAATGCCTGCtttgttaaatacaaaattgaataatacaCATTCATAG
- the Mrps10 gene encoding mitochondrial ribosomal protein S10 has translation MFHSQVSSIIRNITNTTLHNNGYISALQRVLFSDEVLIKSTLPSTEDPAPDKLYKKIEIEVRGNDPAVLKSYGQFAFMAAKHLDIQVGQNVAPHKAVHERLTLLKSVFVHKKHRVQYERRTYYRYLDFFKLTGSTADTFLEYLQRNLPEGVAMKATRVELQTLPESVRQASSSSKKKE, from the exons ATGTTTCATTCACAG GTATCTTCTATCATACGAAATATTACAAACACAACTTTGCACAATAATGGATACATCAGTGCTCTGCAACGAGTATTGTTTTCAGATGAGGTTTTAATCAAGAGTACTTTACCTTCTACCGAAGAT ccAGCACCtgataaattgtataaaaaaatagaaattgaaGTTAGAGGTAATGACCCTGCTGTccttaaaagttatggacaattTGCTTTTATGGCAGCTAAACATTTAGATATTCAAGTTGGCCAAAA TGTAGCTCCACACAAAGCTGTTCACGAAAGATTAACATTGCTCAAGTCAGTGTTTGTTCACAAGAAGCATAGAGTTCAATATGAAAGAAGGACATACTATAGATACCTTGATTTTTTCAAACTAACTGGTTCAACAGCTGATACATTTCTAGAATATCTACAAAGAAATCTTCCAGAAGGAGTAGCTATGAAAGCTACAAGG gtggAATTACAAACATTGCCAGAATCAGTTAGACAAGCATCATCTTCTTCAAAAAAGAAAGAATAG
- the LOC143182245 gene encoding uncharacterized protein LOC143182245, whose amino-acid sequence MDNSGAVTIEGENYEVVDECVEEEDTSNIIQNKSAEKLMDSEKEEKEEKAENEEKEEKEENEEKEEKDVKQEKEEKEEKGEKEEKEEKKDEEPMDVVPLDSDKQNENVQQAEDGPQHVDLANDVPLDNSENLTDVQSTVPSVENECPQKSSTDTIDFTADITLDQLDEQKDMTDEDVLHHLDEIENIVLDSSDFQIPNGNDQTEEKDNTKTNVEEDKCEQKNESNESTTVEQTVSCDDVVVKQETETTEKYEWYEKKLAEKQAIVKERLLKVARVLGISYPCYEKWLEWEEKVRGNPLCRMKPARRCRLDKPYTNRWKFICNKKRVDVLEKNVDGVDTSVVKKTQTVWKLEATGACGINIKDESEFPPFVLRAVKIFEDFLQTTEQPQECTNENFSDDISIEVESKKDTTEAKQEWLWLLVRCNSMDELMLFATGRNISRATMERLKQVYESGPGKDCNVKSLYCKSMNKHDDTIVTNTTFLVGSEALDEVVGGLKVQLAPKTNFWSNTAGAENVAHAVMDLLAPNSKTVVLEIGCGIGLIGLMIASKCQQVIGVDSPSEVEEAEMTCELNNIKNASFIMGSPTEVTSKIVAAVKNRKTSAIINANTNIGRALEVIMCLRKILSLKRIVMITMLTKQSVRAILELARPGDHSHGLPFIPTFALVVDTLPVGPHFEAVILLQRRAMNKLDPAQFQKPLERKTKAPDAKTSPEKMEEQTVTDTDKKPMVKGPELWTKKNFNKTTPKQPAKKFKVPMKKPIYPKGAENVLIKNKFKGKRSHSPDKGEVPPKKIVKKFGKFGAKPWVADPAMKKKKEWGAENLQLRINPLYDKKTREHKDQADLRERLSNNRVDTDIAQTVKEHQAMLEIAKEKLSGPAPTVDVNTAKQLQSMLNMVLEQTNKLQSQLPRSVWDRIAPPENANLEQREMKQEEPPLKGRYVQEMGTQDIVITTPNKNFLENEETKPFYKKYNNLAPLEPNIVVPVTYPIEQRKENSFRPTPERYHEMDVRQQVQDNSWNRDKSFERNRWNEMGNMRRQVSPPRHRMSPPKRLSPKRPLLSPPRRPCSPPRRHFSPLRRPSSPMYRQRSPLRRQMSPPRRPMSPPRRISPTRRPMSPRRLVSSPRRTEVTMNRPMSPMRRQMSPPRRQMSPIRPAISPPRRQMSPMGRQMSPQRRQIPSPNRMMSNRQEMLLSRRQAMPQERQQMSPVRRGGGSPQRFMFGRLASPPRRQQSPQRRQMSPPQRFGDEWDIPSRRAVEQNTWTRPADRLPEQNLWRNDKPSTSNNNWDQTSCNDRPRKPFNQEKWDNKEPVRNETWCSGANNWSPKQAPVKPMMNKETWSSSSDNRWTSTPNMPGSSSNDNWNIRGKDSFSARSEGWMDNKKQGRWETLNVKETWKQGDKEDVNDLPEDARDPWGDESNLGLKERWLKFESINTSSTWQRENEQQGDTWSKPKDNWQNKGSMSFNTKPQWQNNGIQNVGDSRWLSQSNIEKKTMSNTWQSGKNMGSWQSQNTNFQSQRPFSTTQYKGFN is encoded by the exons ATGG ATAACTCAGGTGCAGTTACTATCGAAGGAGAAAATTATGAGGTTGTAGACGAATGTGTGGAAGAGGAAGATACATCTAAtatcatacaaaataaatctgctgagaaacttatggatagtgagaaagaagagaaagaagaaaaagcagaaaatgaagagaaagaagaaaaagaagaaaatgaagagaaagaagaaaaagatgTGAAACAAgagaaagaagagaaagaagaaaaaggagagaaagaggagaaagaagagaaaaagGATGAAGAACCTATGGATGTTGTACCTTTGGATAGTGATAAACAGAATGAAAATGTACAACAAGCTGAAGATGGACCACAGCATGTAGATTTGGCTAACGATGTACCCTTAGATAATTCTGAAAATCTTACTGATGTTCAAAGTACTGTACCAAGTGTAGAAAATGAATGTCCTCAGAAATCCAGCACTGATACAATTGATTTTACTGCTGATATCACTTTGGACCAGCTGGATGAACAGAAAGATATGACTGATGAAGATGTTTTACATCATTTAGATGAAATTGAGAACATAGTTTTAGATTCCTCAGATTTTCAAATACCAAATGGAAATGATCAGACTGAAGAGAAAGATAATACTAAGACTAATGTAGAAGAGGATAAATGTGAACAGAAGAATGAATCAAATGAAAGTACTACTGTTGAACAGACTGTATCTTGTGATGATGTTGTTGTTAAGCAAGAGACAGAAACTACAGAGAAATATGAATGGTATGAGAAAAAG CTTGCTGAAAAACAAGCAATTGTTAAAGAAAGACTGTTAAAAGTAGCCAGAGTTTTAGGGATTTCTTATCCATGCTATGAAAAATGGTTAGAGTGGGAAGAAAAAGTACGTGGAAATCCTTTATGTAGAATGAAGCCTGCTCGACGTTGTCGCTTAGATAAACCGTATACTAACCGCTGGAAGTTTATCT gtaataaaaaaagggtagaTGTATTAGAAAAGAATGTGGATGGTGTTGATACTTCTGTTGTCAAGAAAACACAAACAGTTTGGAAATTAGAAGCAACTGGAGCATGTGGCATTAATATAAAAGACGAATCTGAATTTCCGCCGTTTGTGCTAAGAGCTGTAAAG atatttgaagattttctTCAAACAACAGAGCAACCTCAAGAGTGCACAAATGAAAACTTTTCTGACGATATATCTATAGAAGTTGAatcaaaaaaagatacaactgaAGCAAAGCaagaatggctgtggctattagtACGTTGTAACAGTATGGACGAACTTATGCTATTTGCAACTGGAAGAAACATTAGCCGAGCAACGATGGAACGTTTGAAGCAGGTCTATGAATCAGGGCCCGGAAAAGATTGCAATGTGAAGTCCCTTTATTGCAAATCTATGAACAAACACGACGATACTATTGTCACGAACACAACATTTTTGGTGGGATCGGAAGCTTTAGACGAAGTTGTAGGTGGACTGAAAGTACAGCTCGCCCCTAAAACAAATTTCTGGTCGAATACCGCTGGCGCGGAAAACGTGGCGCATGCAGTAATGGATTTACTTGCACCTAATTCAAAGACAGTTGTCCTTGAAATAGGATGCGGTATTGGTCTcattggactgatgattgcatcAAAGTGCCAGCAGGTTATCGGTGTGGATTCTCCATCGGAAGTAGAAGAAGCCGAAATGACATGcgaattaaataatataaaaaatgctTCTTTCATTATGGGATCTCCTACAGAAGTGACAAGTAAAATTGTAGCAGCAGTGAAAAATCGTAAAACCTCCGCCATAATTAATGCGAATACTAATATTGGTCGAGCACTCGAGGTAATCATGTGTCTCAGGAAGATTCTATCTCTGAAACGAATAGTGATGATAACTATGTTAACGAAACAGTCAGTCCGTGCTATATTAGAGCTAGCTCGACCTGGAGATCACAGTCACGGATTACCATTCATTCCTACATTCGCGCTGGTCGTAGACACGTTACCCGTTGGTCCTCATTTCGAAGCTGTTATTCTATTACAGCGACGAGCAATGAATAAATTAGACCCAGCACAGTTTCAGAAACCTCTGGAGAGAAAAACTAAGGCACCAGACGCTAAGACTTCGCCAGAAAAGATGGAGGAACAAACTGTTACCGATACAGATAAAAAACCAATGGTCAAAGGGCCTGAATTATGGACGAAGAAGAACTTCAATAAAACGACGCCGAAGCAGCCAGCGAAAAAGTTTAAAGTGCCAATGAAAAAGCCGATTTATCCGAAGGGTGCCGAGAacgtattaataaaaaataaattcaaagGAAAACGATCTCATTCGCCTGATAAAGGTGAAGTTCCACCGAAGAAGATAGTAAAGAAGTTTGGTAAATTTGGTGCTAAGCCATGGGTCGCAGATCCAGCgatgaagaagaaaaaagaatggGGCGCAGAAAACTTACAGTTACGCATTAATCCTTTATATGATAAGAAAACACGAGAGCATAAGGACCAAGCTGATTTGAGAGAAAGATTGTCTAATAATCGCGTGGATACAGATATCGCTCAAACAGTAAAGGAACACCAAGCAATGTTAGAAATAGCAAAGGAGAAACTGAGTGGACCAGCTCCGACTGTTGATGTAAATACCGCCAAACAGCTGCAAAGTATGTTGAATATGGTTTTAGAACAAACGAACAAGCTTCAAAGTCAGCTCCCTCGTTCTGTCTGGGATCGTATCGCACCACCAGAAAACGCAAATTTAGAACAAAGAGAGATGAAGCAGGAGGAACCTCCTTTGAAGGGTCGATATGTTCAAGAAATGGGTACACAAGATATTGTAATCACAACGCCAAATAAAAATTTCCTAGAAAACGAGGAAACAAAgccattttataaaaaatacaataacttgGCTCCTCTAGAACCAAATATAGTCGTCCCAGTAACGTATCCAATCGAGCAAAGGAAAGAAAACTCGTTCCGTCCCACACCAGAACGATACCATGAGATGGATGTGCGTCAGCAGGTTCAAGATAACTCTTGGAACCGCGATAAGTCGTTCGAAAGAAATCGTTGGAACGAAATGGGGAATATGAGAAGACAAGTTTCCCCGCCAAGACATCGTATGTCGCCTCCCAAAAGACTTTCACCTAAACGTCCACTGTTATCTCCTCCGAGGCGACCGTGTTCTCCACCTCGAAGGCACTTCTCACCTCTTCGGCGCCCGTCGTCACCAATGTACAGACAGCGTTCTCCTCTGCGACGACAAATGTCCCCACCGAGACGACCTATGTCACCACCAAGGCGAATTTCGCCAACCAGACGACCCATGTCACCGAGGCGTCTCGTGTCATCGCCACGGCGGACAGAAGTGACCATGAATCGTCCAATGTCCCCAATGAGGCGTCAAATGTCTCCTCCACGGCGGCAAATGTCTCCGATAAGACCAGCTATATCCCCTCCCAGGAGGCAAATGTCCCCGATGGGGCGACAAATGTCTCCTCAGAGGAGGCAGATTCCTTCCCCTAATCGAATGATGTCGAACAGACAGGAGATGCTCCTCTCCAGGCGGCAGGCGATGCCGCAAGAGAGGCAACAAATGTCACCAGTGAGACGTGGAGGAGGATCGCCGCAGAGATTCATGTTTGGACGACTAGCATCGCCGCCGAGGAGGCAGCAATCTCCACAGAGGAGGCAGATGTCCCCGCCACAGAGATTTGGGGACGAGTGGGATATACCGAGCAGAAGAGCTGTTGAGCAAAATACTTGGACGAGGCCTGCGGATAGGTTGCCAGAACAAAATCTCTGGCGAAATGATAAACCCTCGACGTCCAATAACAATTGGGATCAAACCTCTTGTAATGATAGACCGCGCAAGCCGTTCAATCAAGAGAAATGGGATAACAAAGAGCCTGTTCGTAACGAGACATGGTGTAGCGGCGCAAATAACTGGAGTCCGAAGCAAGCAcctgtgaagcctatgatgaacAAGGAGACGTGGTCGTCGAGTTCTGATAATAGGTGGACAAGCACACCAAATATGCCTGGAAGTTCTAGTAACGATAATTGGAATATTCGTGGAAAGGACAGTTTCTCTGCTCGTAGTGAAGGCTGGATGGATAATAAGAAGCAGGGCAGGTGGGAAACGCTGAACGTGAAGGAGACTTGGAAACAGGGTGATAAGGAAGATGTGAACGATCTGCCAGAAGATGCGAGAGATCCTTGGGGAGATGAGAGTAATTTAGGTCTGAAAGAGCGTTGGCTGAAGTTCGAAAGTATTAATACATCGTCTACGTGGCAGAGAGAAAATGAACAGCAAGGCGATACGTGGTCGAAACCTAAAGATAATTGGCAGAACAAGGGGTCTATGTCTTTTAATACGAAACCTCAATGGCAGAATAATGGTATACAAAATGTTGGAGACTCGCGTTGGCTCAGTCAAAGTAATATCGAAAAGAAAACTATGTCAAACACGTGGCAAAGTGGAAAGAATATGGGATCCTGGCAATCCCAGAACACGAATTTTCAGTCGCAACGTCCTTTTTCTACTACCCAGTACAAAGGTTTCAATTAA